Genomic DNA from Coffea arabica cultivar ET-39 chromosome 7e, Coffea Arabica ET-39 HiFi, whole genome shotgun sequence:
cacaaaaaaaaatccagcaaGCATAAGCAGTACAATATTACCTTTTGCCTATCACTGATGATAGTCCAGCTATTCTGTTCAGAAATTGACAAATCATACTTCAAGAATTCTATGAACCACTTCCAAGAATTTTTATTTTCGACCTCCACCACGGCATAAGCAACAGGGTAAATGCAGTCATTTGCATCAATACCGACTGCTGTTAACAACATTCCGGGGTGTGGACCCCTCAGGTGACAACCATCCACCCCAATCACACGTCTACAACCAGCTTTGAACCCTCTTTTCAATGCTTCAAAGCATATATACAATCTTAAAAATCTCTCCTTACCACTGCTTTCGTCAAGTATGGTCTCCATATGCACTGTTGTCCCTGGATTACACATAAGCAGTTCATCACAATAGTCCCACAGCTTTCTGTATTGATTTTTGTAACTACCATGAATCAACAACTTGGCCTTCATGAAAGTCTTGCTTGCCTGGTGCTTAGTGATGTTGACATTGAGTTCAAGGTGAACTTTTTCCATGAATTGTGCAactgtcaccttcttattcagcCTAAGGAATTCCATGTAATGTCTACTTAAGAAACCAGAATTGgcccgtttgtgataaaatgtCCTACCACAATGACAAGATGGTCCCATGGTTCGTATGACAAATGCATCACTGTTAGGCTCTTTAGAAGCATAAATGAACCAACTGCAATTTGCAGCCTTGCAATTAGCCCTCATTCTTCTAGTATCATTCTTTTTCCATTGAAAAATTTTTCCCCATTTCACACCATAGTAATCAACTGCTCTCTTGAAGATTTGTTTATCATCGAATAACAACCCAACATAGAATTTTGGTTCTGCCATGTCAATTTCAGGCCTAAACCTGATATATCTTGGCTTCCTCATTCTTAAACTGTCATCATCCGAGGACTCACAGCTGCTATTTAGATCCTCAGTGTTCATTGTGGCTGATTCTTCACACACTAAAATGGGATCTCCACCATATAGATTCCAGTCATCCTTAGGAGCCCCTTTTTTGCAACTTTCTTGTTTGCATGCTGCTGTTTTTCCTAGTGCATCAACAGTTGGTTTTGTGGCATTATTTTGACTACCATTTGTCTCTCCATCAGCAAGTGTTTCTCCTCTTTTCTGATCAGCCCCATTTTTGTTACTTTCTTGTTTGCATGCTGCTGTTTTTCCTAGTGCATCAACACTTGGTTTTGTGGCATTATTTTTACTACCTTGAGTCTCTCCACCAGCAAGTGTTTCTCCTATTTTCAAATCagtttttacctctttttcagtACTAGCAACAGCTTTCTGGAAAATCACATCATCTTCATCTTTGCTAAAGTCATAATCACTATCATGAAAACTTTCAGCATCAGTAGACTCTaattcttcatcatcatcaacaATACACTCACCTTCCTCCTCAATAACTTCAACTGGCACTGTAGTATCTTCAAAGGTAGTGCAGTCATCGAAGGTTATGTCAACATAACAACAATCCTCTTTTGACACACTAGACTCAGCCGCACCAACATTATACCTGTCTAATTTACTCTCCAACAACCTAATATGAAATTCTTGTACCAAATATAGTTCAACATCACCAATTTGGCTCCCTATGGCAGCCATATCTGCAACATCATCTTCACTGTCTATTTTGCAAAGTTTAAATTTGTTCTCTCTGCCAACTACTCTATAATACATTTTTACATTGCCTTCATATCTAAGCAAAATACAGAATGCAGAGAGACttttcaaattcaatccatttgTAAGAACACCCTCAAAAGATTCCACACTACCTCCGACATACTTTTCTTCTGGTGGTCCAAAATATACCCCACCATGAAATATTTTCAGCGTAAAATAATCCAATCTgtgtcctgtttcttttttttttcacataaagacaaaaaaaattttattaattatttttcacGTGCTCAACCTTTATTTTGTCCCTATTTCCAGTACCATAGAAGCAACAATATAATGTATTTTTGCCAACAAAGGGACCACATaagttaaagaaaataaaaaaaaaagcaacattCCAACAAAGTGTGAACTGCCGAAGTAAAGAAATGTACCACCTGAGCTAACAAAGGGACCACATGAGCTAAAGAAAAGTAAAGTACTATGAAAGCAACAATGTAGTGCAGTTTTGTCAACAAAGGGACCACACGAGTTAAAGAAAAATCGAAAAAGCAACATCAATCCACATTCCTGACCCCAGACATCAATCCCATATTCATCACAATAGATTCACAATAAGTTTCGACTTACCAGACTTTCCCACTACCATTTCGGGGGATTTAGCTCCAGCACTCTTAGGTGGTCCCAATTGTTCCTTCTTTACCGTTTTGCCTTTGTCGAAGTCGCTTTTCATCATCAGATTCAGCTGCACTGATGCAGATTTCAGTTGGCAGCAAAATGCCCTAAATCGGTTTCACACACACTCTCGCACGAAGCTTTCCTAATTTTGGACAGTGTTGGACGCAAATCAATTTTGTATCCAAGCATTAAAATCATCTTGGCATGAAGTGCCCAAAATGCCCCTGAATGGACTGCCGTCTACTTCAATAAGAGACAACTTTGGAGCGGCGCTGCGACGGAGGTCTTAAATTGGCGTATGTATTTTACTTTGAGGACTAATTTAGTAGTTAAAAATTTTTAGGGATCAAATTGGCGTTAGTGAAAatgtttagggactaaattggcgatttgcccaataaaattaatataaatgctcttctccttttttttttttgttaaaatttatcaataaatatttaGCACATTTATTTAAATACTTAATTTATCTTACttattttttggtaaaaaaatttATGAGTATAATTATTCTATACTCTGTTTTTTTGTATCTAAATTTGTATCTCTTACAAATATTGAGATTAGGTATATTGGTCATTGACACGTAGAGTAAtgcttttggatgaaaaatgtgTAGATTTAATTGTTTACTTTTGATTCGCTGGAAAAATTGGGtgatgtttttggatgaaaaaatgTGTAGATTTAATTGCTTACTTTTGATTCACTGAAAAACTAGATCATTATTCTGTTCATTACATGCAAATCTTACGTATGCTAAAAACAGCCCAATTATATTACTATCTTTTTCATAAAGTGATAAGTTTTACCATTGTTAAGAACTTAAATTCCCAAAAATGACCAAATTGTTCTCCTGAAATATTTCCTAGTAAATTAGCAATCTTAAGCAATTGTGAAATTCTTTGTGAGATACAGGAATTTAGCCTGTAatttgttttgattattttcCACTTTTTTCGACTCTTCACCTTTATATATCACAGTACATTGGTTGGTAGTTGATATCAAAACTATTACGCATCCGAGCAGAAAGAAAACCACGACAAACATTAGATGGCCGTCTTATAAAAGTCTAGCCCTGTCAAAGCAGTTCAACTCTTTACTACACCTACGTCTCCAGTATAGAAAGAAAGCACAAATTTctacttccatttttttttttttttgttaaaggtAAAGAACATATAACTTCCACTTAAAAAGGACAAATCAGCTGCCAATGCAGACTCAATAAACAAAGGAGATGAATTCCAAATTGAACTTCCTACAGAACTGGGCTGCTTTGCTAACAACTGTGCTATTTTATTACAAGATCTACGTGACCAGGGCAGCTCCAAGTCCTCAGGACAGGCCGAGACCTTACATCACCCAACAATGCACCAACCGAAGATTAGTCCTCAAACTCATCTACTAGAGATTGAATGACCATTGCAGAGTCACCTTCGATTAGCACATCCGTCCTTGATGcagagacaagagagagagcttcCTAGACGGCTCTTCTTGACTCAAAAATTGTGCCAGACTCCAGGCCTTGCAATTCAGCCACCAGGGCAGgctgatttttggccaattttacaATCTTATAGCTGCTCCTGGCTACCCTTTTTCAAATAGAGTTAACATAggaagggggaaaaaataagaaaaggagCCCCACCCCTCCTCATAGCCATGAGAATATCATCTACTACTTCATAATTCATTTTATGGAAATCCTGTCACTGAGCTTTGTTTGGGCATCAAATAAACACCACCAATAAGTGCCACAGTTCACTAATCACGAAAATGGTACACTGCGATAGGGCACTAACTAAAAAAAATTGTGTCTCTATCATTCTGGTAAAGTGAAGCATTGTTTCACCTTTCACCTTCGCAAAATGCAAACTTGGATAGCTTCATATAGCCCTTTTGAACTCAGACTGAAGAAAAATTCAGTAACATGGACAACTTTTTAGCTGTCTAAAAGTAATTCTCCCTAGTAAAAGCACAAGTCCTACAGCAGAGAAACTTTCAACAAGTTTCAGTAAAGTTTCATTTGTTGAGACTTGAAATTTCTGTAACCAGTGAATCCAAAAGCAACTAGTTATGATCAGTAAAAGTTAGACTATTCCTAGCAGTAAGTGGTTAGCTGCATTTACGTACAATTAAAAAGATGACCTATTGCCATCTTAGCCAGATCTTATGCTGTGATCTTTATAGTTGTAAGAGAGCCACATTTTTTCCCCCTGAAGAGTAAACAAGAACTTAATAGCACTAGAAGTTGTACATAGTGCCGAAAACTACACTTTCAGCAACCATTAGCAATCatcattcacaaaattcacTAAAACGTGAAAGAAGCTTAAAATTACTGAAGCAGCAGTAACATCAACAAGACATGATATTGTACAAGAATGGGAACAACAGAATCTCCAGCTGGATGAAGTAATGTTGAACATGGGAGAAAAGTAAAAAACCTAAGCTTACAAGTAGTAGGCACTGAATCAATTTATTCTGAGAACGTTTGTCGACAAATAAAGGCCAATTTTTTGAACATACTAATTTTTTGAACATAAACGAAGACAAAGCCAACCACAAAGCCAGTTGATTAATTCATTTTGAAGCAGCTACAAGTTTAAAGAGGGGTATCAATATTATCGAAATTCTAATTCAGGAAATAACAATGTCAAACAAAAATTTGCAGATTAAAATTGTGTCCAATGAATGATCAACAAAGGGAAGAGCCAGAGAGAAAGTAGTCAAATGGAAAATTATAAACATCATTAGTGCCCTGGCTTATAACTTTTCATTCAAGTGGAACATATATAGCCATTCAAGCTAATGCGATGTTCATGGCTCATATCGTGCCAAAGATTGATGGATAAAGAAACAGCCACCCTTGCTCCAATATCTCTTAGCAGAAATGATCAGACTCGTATAAGTACAATACAATCAGTGTACAACATAGTAAAGCACCAAAAAAAAGCACTCTCTAAGTGTTCTAAGTTTTCTGACAAAATACCAAGAGACTAGATAATTTCACATGCAGTGGTAATGCAGTAACTCTAAAGCCTTCTGGTAAATGCCAATTAATAAAGTCATCTGTTTAAAACAGGTCTGGAACCCTACCTTCCGAACTACATGAAACCCTACCTTCTGAACTACATGAATAACTATGTTAATACTAACATAATCATGTAACACAAAACGCAATCTGCCATTAAAAGGAGCACAATAAAACAAATATTAAGTTCTGCTTCAACACATAAGCGATTGATAACTCAACTCAAGCAACTTTCTAACTGTAGTTACAaaagtttcaaacaaaaaagCCACTCAACAATCAACATTAAGCAACCAACAAGAGTCAATGTCTCATTGATGCAAATATTCAGTCATACCATCACAATGCTCTATAAAAAAGGAAGTCATTTTTGCATTAGAAGATGAGCCATTATTAACCGAATTCAATTGAGTAAACTTACAGTAGTTACAAATCTCGGAATGAACTACCATTTAAAAATGAGGATTAcagaagaaaattgagaaacaTCACAGGATCACAAGCTTTACTGGCTATCTAAGAACTAGAAGAACtcttgtaaacaaagtaaaGCAACAAAATGTGGTTTCAAATCTATTGAAAGTCAGCTactcaacaacaacaaaaaacaaaTTGAATATCTATTTCATCTCCAATGTTCAAAGTCAAAGACTTGACCATAAAAAATCTACCTCAAGTCCTAGTACATGATGAATCAAAGTCATCTGGTGCAACCCTAGCAATCCAATTACTAAGTGTCTTCTTAATATCAGCATGATTAACATAAGCCAACTCATACATACTACACAAATTCACCACGAGTGTCTCGTTCAATGCCACGGTAGGCACCCTCTCCAATGCATTCTCCAGAACCTTAATCGAATCAGACAAATCCCTCAAATACATCAAACAAAGAGCCTTATTGTTAATCGCTACAGCATCCAATCCATCCCTCTCTATACACTCCTCATACTCCCTGACGGCGGAAACATAATCCTTCCCAACTAGATACATCAATGCCTTATTCCTACTAACCAAGTTCCTCAATCCTACATCATCTTCTCCACTCCCCACCATCTTCTCCACTTCCCCAAACGTCCTCTTCGCCCCCTCCAAATCCCCATATTGCATTTGCACATAACCCAACTTCGACAACATAACTGCATCAACCTCAAATCCCTTCTCATTAGCTAAACCCCTCATCAAATCCACACAAACCTTAAACTCTTTACCACTCAAATGATAACTAACTATAGTATTCACCACAAAAACCTCCCTTTTTCGCCACAAATCGCCCGAATTTCCATCCGCGCTACGCCTTCTCTCGCGAACGAAGTCAAGGAGGGTATAAAACAGATCAAGGGACTGCTGTTTATGCCCAATGGTGGATGGCAAATGGGCGTGAAGCCAACGAAGAGCAAAGGGTACCATAGAACCCTGTTGATTCGGGTAATGGTGGGGGTAAGTTTCGTACTGGTATTGTGGGCTATTGAGAGGGTGATCGCCATCGTTTTCGTCGTCCTCCAGGTGGGACTGGAGCTCGTTATTGGCGTCGGTGAAACGGCGTAGTTTGACGAGGCTGAGGAGGTTGAAGGTGAGGTAGATGAGGTGCTCGTGGGGCTTTGTGAGGAGGGAAAGAGACCGGGCTCTGGCTATTTTGTCGATGATGGTCCGCCAGGAACCCCGGCAAGCGAGGTCTTGGAGAGATGTGAGGTCGTGGCAGAGGGAATTGAGGGAGTTGTATGGGTTATTTAGTGGGTCGACGAGGTTTTGGGGTGGGGTGATCGGGGTTTGAGGATCTGGAGTTGATGGATCAGTGGCGGAGTCCGCGGCGGTGCTGGTGGTGGCCATGGTGGAGGATTGAAACGATCGCCGGAGAGTAGTTGCAGATTCCCGAGGAATGGATAATTGAAAATTGGGTCAATTTGTTTGATGTTTTAGATCTCGCTGGTGGATCGGTGAAAAAGTTTTGGGTGAAGCCCGGAAAAGGATTTTGGGCTGAAATCTTGGGTGATGTAGGTTAAGGTTGGCCTTATGAATtggaatttaagaaaaattatgtaCAGGTCAAAATGCAGTCTCAATTTTTCTTTCTCATTATCATTTTGGTTTTATCATTCCTACTCTACAACAGACATGGTTAATAAGTACGCTTTCTTGCAATTGTTGTAGGTTTAAGGCAATGTTGTTAAACTCAGACCAGACAGCAACTCGGCTAAACTATTGGATCAGGGGTCAACTGATCGGATCGATCAgattgttttaaaaaattcactgATGTCAGCCTAATGTcgtaattattttatatttttataagttttaaaaatatctaaattaaGTTCTTTGTTATATTAGACCAATCATACAAGATGttccaaaaatattagacttgcaatcaaatatacacataataattatatataaaaatgtaaattcatggctaaaatatgtccattctccaaaattacttgaaaaactaaattaaaacgaTTTAATGTAAGTTGGAATTACTGATACTGCATTGATAAGATGATACAGATGAAAACATTTTAATTTAGAAATCATTCAGTAAAGTAAGTGATTTTAGTATTTACACTAAATGAATGGCGTTTTCTTAttcctattaataaatgaaagtaTTACAATTTAGGTAACTCAAAttatgtttggaaaaaaaaaagaaagaaaagtttgagAATCAAGTAACTGATTTAGctgatttttgacaatttttgacaattttttacTAAAACATTTTTGTGTTACAAACCAACTCGAAAAGAAGGCTGGTTCACGGTCGGGATGGCTGAACCGACTGGTCCGAACCGGATCTAACAACACTAGTTTAATGTGTAACTTTAGTATTGTTTAATAGATTTGAAAGTAATTTTATCGACTTGGGGCTTCTCTTACAAACGGAAGTGCCATCCGGGCGAAGGAAATACTGCAACACGAAAATTCCCTGCGACATTACATATACACAAGAAATCAAGATTgtaaaggaaattttcaaaaaggaaTTTTTCCAAGTATCTTTAAGCTAATTTCATCTTTATAAACCTCAAATCCATTCGCATCCTTGTGTCAGCTCAGTTGAAAAGACTTGAAAATTGTCCTATGATGTTTTTATTTATCAACTTTTGTCGGTCGAAAAAgtctttttctcattttattccaaAAGTGATGAGGAGGATGAGAAAGGAAATAGTAACTTTATGTGACTTGAACTCGATGAAACATTTGTGCTACATTGGAACTTGAATAGAACAAGATTTTATCTACGTTGTTCAAATAAAGAGTACAGCTCCTGGTTCAATCTAGACCagaatttattttcaaattacCACATAAGTCTttcatatatataattttttaaagaagaaaTCAAGAGTTGTTCCACAGGTACTCCTACTTACTTGAGTCCACTCTTATAGTCTTAATCTAAACAATAACTATGGATAATTaaaaaaaccaacaattttATCATAAATCAACTTGATGTCTCATACTA
This window encodes:
- the LOC140010986 gene encoding uncharacterized protein; translation: MMKSDFDKGKTVKKEQLGPPKSAGAKSPEMVVGKSETGHRLDYFTLKIFHGGVYFGPPEEKYVGGSVESFEGVLTNGLNLKSLSAFCILLRYEGNVKMYYRVVGRENKFKLCKIDSEDDVADMAAIGSQIGDVELYLVQEFHIRLLESKLDRYNVGAAESSVSKEDCCYVDITFDDCTTFEDTTVPVEVIEEEGECIVDDDEELESTDAESFHDSDYDFSKDEDDVIFQKAVASTEKEVKTDLKIGETLAGGETQGSKNNATKPSVDALGKTAACKQESNKNGADQKRGETLADGETNGSQNNATKPTVDALGKTAACKQESCKKGAPKDDWNLYGGDPILVCEESATMNTEDLNSSCESSDDDSLRMRKPRYIRFRPEIDMAEPKFYVGLLFDDKQIFKRAVDYYGVKWGKIFQWKKNDTRRMRANCKAANCSWFIYASKEPNSDAFVIRTMGPSCHCGRTFYHKRANSGFLSRHYMEFLRLNKKVTVAQFMEKVHLELNVNITKHQASKTFMKAKLLIHGSYKNQYRKLWDYCDELLMCNPGTTVHMETILDESSGKERFLRLYICFEALKRGFKAGCRRVIGVDGCHLRGPHPGMLLTAVGIDANDCIYPVAYAVVEVENKNSWKWFIEFLKYDLSISEQNSWTIISDRQKGLGSAIEEVVPGVEHRHCVRHLHNNMKKLHPGQSIKNRFWACARSSYMRRFESEMEILREYDGNAHRWLLDNTNPKHWSRSHFREAAKCDILLNNLCESFNSVILEAREKPILGMLENIRVYLMERLRTKREWMKKRTDDICPKIQNKLEKAKIECAANIARQSDDKRFEVQHIYGGTYVVDLDKCTCTCRKWELIGLPCCHAIACISLAGGKPEDYVHKCYSREAYLAAYEPAIAPISGPNAWKCSTKEPVLPPNKVRLPGRPKKARRREPDEPRKCSNGVTKLSKAGVCPLSCSNCHEKGHTKRKCPRLIPPEQLTTHGSSRGPSVNSNRCRNCQELGHNRRTCPKIHNNKQRCANEINTSIAEGLRPTVANQHHAWQGFPAGEQATRAPCARTEDQEPAETIELTSSAPSEILEQKTKTVKCRICRAPGHNRKTCPTYQAQSWRIRKASMDAYGPYVESVGKKRRVKQRAHRLIDELDEENEPRTEDHLAGYDKDQVSAVGHIQS
- the LOC113701038 gene encoding uncharacterized protein; the protein is MATTSTAADSATDPSTPDPQTPITPPQNLVDPLNNPYNSLNSLCHDLTSLQDLACRGSWRTIIDKIARARSLSLLTKPHEHLIYLTFNLLSLVKLRRFTDANNELQSHLEDDENDGDHPLNSPQYQYETYPHHYPNQQGSMVPFALRWLHAHLPSTIGHKQQSLDLFYTLLDFVRERRRSADGNSGDLWRKREVFVVNTIVSYHLSGKEFKVCVDLMRGLANEKGFEVDAVMLSKLGYVQMQYGDLEGAKRTFGEVEKMVGSGEDDVGLRNLVSRNKALMYLVGKDYVSAVREYEECIERDGLDAVAINNKALCLMYLRDLSDSIKVLENALERVPTVALNETLVVNLCSMYELAYVNHADIKKTLSNWIARVAPDDFDSSCTRT